A single genomic interval of Helianthus annuus cultivar XRQ/B chromosome 13, HanXRQr2.0-SUNRISE, whole genome shotgun sequence harbors:
- the LOC110901075 gene encoding uncharacterized protein LOC110901075, which yields MEPRIIFQTLRKQFPGSLHVQKDVQNAVEKIRATLMDGKTPMQALESLLHDHRFIYDTRQEPKTDVVTEIFFVHPYSITMWRAFPHVMLIDATYKTNLYNMPFVQVVGMTSTGMSFCIALAVICKERRGNYMWVLERIKSILHECMMPRVIVTDRELALINTCSKVFPNATRLLCHFHIEQNIVRQCKKGFNKEDWGKFMSYWRRVCESTSEPMYKYNLEKMYNRLVVANRESVYDYVYENWLKDYKEMFVYAWTDKCRNFGRMIELDDIDVFWRKLDLLPCKLVDEEVDIVAELNNVRQHLEAQSPVQQKSMLSKIKAVFTPKSSTKKPPIVQQNTRGRPTSKKVQERLDEAARLDEAARYSSYGEDNNVYTASPKHSSTSSKKKETWDDQGFPLMKGDEPLLSIKRFKNQIPSEFHSYISRIQDVTPDGHCGYRSVAVGLGFTEHVWPRIRSDLLLEIDHNKPRWKHVFETYNKGDFKRIRNSIEWHSVKGCDPSHWMEMPHVGLLIAQRYNIVLHVLSIEWSSTIFPLTDAPLDPRPQAITLVHVDGGHFIHAKLEGDYPMPLVTPLWSTHRSIAAKRWEEMYRPRLQHYNELTNPKSDSDKEREPSINVIED from the exons atggagccacgTATCATATTTCAAACCCTAAGAAAGCAGTTCCCCGGCAGCCTGCATGTTCAGAAAGACGTGCAAAATGCGGTAGAAAAAATTAGAGCGACACTAATGGACGGAAAGACTCCTATGCAGGCACTGGAAAGCCTGCTGCATGACCACCGATTCATTTACGACACCCGACAGGAACCCAAAACAGATGTCGTAACAGAGATTTTCTTTGTTCATCCTTATTCAATCActatgtggcgtgcattcccgcaCGTGATGTTGATCGACGCGACCTACAAAACAAACCTCTACAACATGCCATTTGTCCAGGTTGTGGGTATGACGTCGACTGGGATGTCTTTTTGTATCGCACTTGCCGTTATTTGTAAAGAACGAAGGGGTAACTACATGTGGGTGCTTGAGCGGATCAAGTCAATCTTGCATGAATGTATGATGCCGCGTGTGATAGTCACGGATAGGGAGCTTGCCCTAATTAACACGTGTTCTAAAGTATTCCCGAACGCAACCAGGCTTCTATGCCACTTTCACATCGAACAAAATATAGTTAGACAGTGCAAGAAGGGGTTCAATAAAGAAGATTGGGGGAAATTTATGTCGTACTGGCGGAGAGTGTGCGAATCTACTTCAGAGCCCATGTACAAGTACAACTTGGAGAAAATGTATAACCGACTCGTGGTTGCCAACCGAGAAA gTGTTTATGATTACGTCTACGAAAACTGGCTCAAAGACTATAAAGAAATGTTCGTTTATGCGTGGACCGATAAGTGTCGCAACTTTG GGCGTATGATAGAACTCGACGACATAGATGTATTCTGGCGTAAGCTTGACTTGCTCCCGTGTAAACTGGTAGACGAGGAAGTCGATATTGTAGCAGAGCTCAATAATGTGCGGCAACATTTAGAGGCGCAGTCCCCCGTTCAGCAAAAGAGTATGCTTTCAAAGATAAAAGCGGTCTTCACCCCGAAATCGTCAACCAAGAAACCACCGATCGTCCAGCAAAATACTCGCGGTCGGCCTACATCAAAGAAAGTACAAGAAAGGCTAGATGAAGCTGCGAGGTTAGACGAAGCTGCGAGATACAGCTCCTATGGTGAGGACAACAACGTATATACCGCTTCCCCCAAACATAG TTCAACGAGTTCTAAAAAGAAGGAGACTTGGGATGATCAGGGTTTTCCATTAATGAAGGGGGACGAGCCCTTGTTAAGCATTAAGAGGTTTAAGAATCAAATTCCATCAGAGTTTCACTCTTACATATCGCGTATACAAGATGTGACCCCAGACGGTCATTGTGGGTACAGGTCTGTGGCTGTCGGGTTAGGTTTTACGGAACACGTATGGCCTCGTATTCGAAGTGATTTACTACTAGAGATTGACCATAACAAGCCGCGTTGGAAGCATGTATTCGAAACATATAACAAAGGAGACTTTAAACGAATACGTAACAGTATTGAATGGCATTCAGTGAAAGGGTGCGATCCAAGTCACTGGATGGAAATGCCCCACGTAGGGCTTCTCATAGCGCAAAGGTATAATATTGTCCTCCACGTGCTAAGCATCGAATGGAGCTCTACCATCTTCCCATTAACGGATGCCCCACTAGATCCACGACCTCAAGCGATAACGCTCGTACATGTTGACGGGGGACACTTCATACATGCTAAGTTGGAAGGAGACTACCCCATGCCTTTAGTGACCCCGTTGTGGTCGACACATCGATCAATAGCTGCGAAACGGTGGGAAGAAATGTATAGACCGCGGTTACAGCACTACAACGAGTTAACCAATCCTAAATCAGACTCAGACAAAGAAAGAGAACCGAGTATAAATGTTATCGAAGATTAA